The genomic region TATGTTCGGAGATCATCCCGCTCTTCATACAACATGAGAACCTGAGTAGCGAGTGATGTAAGCCGCGTTTCTACAGGTGTCGAAGGGGTTATATCTGCGAGTTCGCGAACCGTGTCTACGCCTGTATCTGAGTCATCAATGCGTGAACCACCCCACTCGGTTAGTCGCTCGGTGAGTTCATTTGCTGTTCGCTCGACATCATCCATTGCTGTGAGACAGTGTCGAAGTTGACGATCATCTGAGGCTTCATATGACTCGACGGCATTTTGTGTTGCAGTGATTGCAGCATCATGCAGTAATTGATAATACGTTGTAGTATCCTCAACGATCTCTGACTCAACAGCTTGCGTTGGCCAATTCTGTGGATCCTCAGCCGCTCCATTGGTTATTGCTGTTGCTGCCGCATCAATATCATCAGGGTCAATATCGCTAAACCACGCTGGATTGTCAGATTGTTCTTTACTCATGGATAAATTTGAATCCTCACAGACTAAGTTCCCTTCCCCATGGGTGAGTAAGGTGAACAAAGAAGTCGGGGGCCACCCACAACAGAGTGGAATCAGCTATTGCGAGCGATATTTACTATTATGAGTATTTATATTATGAGTGTCTGTTAATCTTAATATTGATGTGGATATCATAGTGCATCATCACTCGTTATGTCGGAGATAGCATACATATTCAGCACAGTTATATCATGATAAGAGTTAACAATGATTCCGACAATAATTATACTATTATGAGTCAGCGACCACCGTTTGTGTGTGTTGACTGCGGTTCCCGGGTGTCCTCAAGCGCATTCCGGGCTACGTGTCCGGAGTGCGGTGGTAGCCTCACCCCGGACATGGAGACAGCGAGGAACGCTAATTGACTAGATGACAGACCCAACACGTATCACCGCGCTTGCAGTTACAACAGATGATCTTATCACAGCAATTGAGTCAAGTATTCGCGACCGACGTGGGACCGTCCTTCGCGTCACCCCACCATTCACCGGACGAATGCGAGCACGACTCCATGTTGCTGATGTGGATGTCGATGTCGACCATACGGCGAATGATCGTGAACACCATGATGAAACGAGTTACGTAGTTCGACCAAACGATGAGCATGCAGTAGATACCGAGCCAGTGACAATTGACCCGGAACGGTTTATTGATGATGTACCACCGCTTCCAACCGTTGATTCCATAGAAGATAAACTTCGACGTTCGACGACACAATATTCGCAGTCACGCCACCGTGAGTGGTATCAATCCGCTATTGAAACATGGCGCGAATCAGTCTGTGATCGGCGCGTGAATACAGTAATACTTGATTTGGAGAATAAAAAACACTCAGTCGATGTATCGTATCTTGGATGATCATCAGTCATCGTTTATCTCATTTGATGATAGTTAGATCACTCAAATCACATGAACTGCCTCAGGATCACATCAAAGCCTTGTAGCATTCGCCTCGATTTTCTTTGACGTCCTCTCCGCCCTGAAGGGCGAAGATTCCCACGGCACCGAACCGCTGGTTTGGGATGTGTAAGATTTGTAGTCGCCCGATGTGGACGATTACTGGCTGTGCCAACCAGCCGTTACTCCTATCCCGGCATGGGATTCAGAGGTACGTCTTACTGCTCACACCCTCATTCTGGCACGGAAGAGGGTGTCTCCCGCTTGAAATCAGGGAATCCCGATACTGTCCGATTGATTGGGCGGGTAGACCGCCTCGGTTGACCACTGGACGGTGTCAGGTTGCTTAAAACATCCGTTCTGCACGTTGAATGTGGTTCACGGAGGGTTTGTCGGATTTATCCCCGCTGTGAACGGCGGGGCTTTCTCCTCGCACTTCCGTAAATCTGCAACTAGCAAACAAATCTGGTTACCACATGACATCCTCCACGCCGTTCACGGCGCAGTTTCCTCCGTGTGAGTCTCAGTGGGTCTCTGACTCGCCAGAGCCAGAGGCAACATTCCCGTCACGGTATACGGTATTCTGGTCTGTGCGCTGTTGTTTGTGATTTTCATGAGAGCGTGGTGACTCCAACCAATGCGTTTCCAGCACGTCGGTTAACGCCCACGTACAGGCGTACAAGGCGACTGCCTCGGGGCTTGATCTCGAGGGTAAACCGACACCCCTCATCCAAACGCAATGGTTAATCAAGTAGGTCAGTAAATACTGAATTGTGATGGTTAGTGTGTTTGGCTGAGAGTCCAATAACATGGGCGGTCAGACATCAAGACTGTCCAACTCAGAGAGGGGTGGGACATTCCAAATCAACGTCGTCCGAGAGATGAAGTCTCTCGTGATCACGAAAATCTTCGATTTTCGAACGACCTGTGGGGAGCGCTCTGAAACGGCTCTCTCGGTGAGAGTGGGTTTGTAAGTTCTGTCAGAGAAACAGGAAGCCTCGGGGCTTGCCCGCGAGGCAGGTTCACGCTGTGCCAATGCATTCTTTATATAATCGCTCTATCAGGTCTCGGCACACGCGATTCACGCCCGTAGTAAACGGCAGGATTCTTTCGCTGTATCAAGATAGTGATCGGCATCCCACCGCTTCAGGGCTGTCTCCTAATTATGAGTTCACTGAGTTTCAAACTGCTGTTTCAGGTACCCTCGAACCCAGTCTGTAATCAGAAGACCGAGGCGAGGACCGATTCGGGCGGGGATATCTGCGGGAGGGGGTTGCTGAATGCAAATAAACAAGATCAACAGGATCGTTCCATAGTGGTGTTTCATCCGTGGATATCAGGATTTTTATTTAATTCATCGATCTCGACAGCGACTCGATGTGTGGATAAGAGACAGCCCTTCAGTGATGGGAGGAGGTCAAGTTGAGACTGCTTCTCCCAAGAAGTGCGGGGAAATAGCAATTATGTGGGCAATAATTCATTAGTGAGTATCTTTGCATATTATAGGACAGATCACATGTACCGTACCGCCGAAATATACGTCCATTAGTATTGAACGCCGCTTTGTATCCCGATTTTTAATCTCTATCCCCGACGAATACTTTAAATACTTTAGTGTATTACATACGGTAAGGTCTACTGCCAAGGCTCTCCTGTATTCTTGACCGGCCAGCACACGACCGCCGTCCCCATTATGAGTGACACACGCACAAGAGAGTATACCGAGCGAGAATCGGAAAAGCACGACGAGGAAACGGTCGATGATAAGGAAGCTTCGACGACAGAGACAAGAAGGCGGACAGAAACTGAGTCAGAAGTTGAATCAGCATCAGAGACGCATCGCTGTCCTGAATGTAGTGGAAATCTGATCCAAGATGAAGCACGTGGTGAGACAGTCTGTTCTGACTGTGGGCTTGTCGTTGATGAAAATTCAATCGATCGTGGACCAGAGTGGCGTGCTTTTGATAGCGCTGAACGGGATCAAAAATCTCGTGTTGGTGCCCCAACGACGAAATTGATGCATGATAAGGGACTTTCAACGAATATTGGCTGGCAAGATAAAGACGCATATGGAAATGCGTTATCAGCTCGCCAGCGTGAACAGATGCAGCGGCTTCGAACATGGAATGAACGGTTCCGAACGCGGGATTCAAAAGAACGTAATCTGAAGCAGGCACTTGGTGAGATCGATCGAATGGCTTCCGCACTTGGCCTTCCAGAGAGTGTTCGTGAGACTGCCTCCGTAATTTACCGTCGAGCACTTGATGAGGATCTCCTTCCTGGGCGTTCAATCGAAGGAGTTGCAACCGCAGCATTATATGCCGCTGCTCGGCAGGCTGGAACTCCACGATCGCTCGATGAAATTGAGCGCGTCTCTCGAGTTGACCGGATGGAATTGACACGAACATATCGATATGTGGTCAGAGAACTCAAACTAGAAATTGAACCAGCGGACCCAGAGCAGTACGTCCCACGGTTTGCATCTGATCTTGATTTATCAGATGAGTCTGAACGACAAGCACGGGAGTTGCTACGGAATGCAAAAGAAGAGGCGATTCACTCAGGAAAATCACCGGTTGGACTCGCAGCGGCTGCAGTGTACGCTGCTGCGCTGCTCACTAATGAGAAGGTAACACAAAATGAGGTGAGTGAAGTTGCGAACGTCTCAGAAGTCACAATCAGAAATCGGTATAAGGAGCTTCTTGAGGCAGACGGCGCTGGCGTTCTTGCATAGAGTGCCTAATATATAATTGAAGATATTATCACTCTGGGGTTATTTCAGTAGTGAAATTAAGAATCGGATTTTTTAATTACTTTGATAGAGTATAGAGTTAATTTACATATTGTTTGACGAAGGGACAGAGCGT from Haloquadratum walsbyi C23 harbors:
- a CDS encoding transcription initiation factor IIB; this encodes MSDTRTREYTERESEKHDEETVDDKEASTTETRRRTETESEVESASETHRCPECSGNLIQDEARGETVCSDCGLVVDENSIDRGPEWRAFDSAERDQKSRVGAPTTKLMHDKGLSTNIGWQDKDAYGNALSARQREQMQRLRTWNERFRTRDSKERNLKQALGEIDRMASALGLPESVRETASVIYRRALDEDLLPGRSIEGVATAALYAAARQAGTPRSLDEIERVSRVDRMELTRTYRYVVRELKLEIEPADPEQYVPRFASDLDLSDESERQARELLRNAKEEAIHSGKSPVGLAAAAVYAAALLTNEKVTQNEVSEVANVSEVTIRNRYKELLEADGAGVLA
- a CDS encoding NOP5/NOP56 family protein encodes the protein MSKEQSDNPAWFSDIDPDDIDAAATAITNGAAEDPQNWPTQAVESEIVEDTTTYYQLLHDAAITATQNAVESYEASDDRQLRHCLTAMDDVERTANELTERLTEWGGSRIDDSDTGVDTVRELADITPSTPVETRLTSLATQVLMLYEERDDLRTYIETQAATVAPNLTAMAGPVLATRLIELAGGLKSLARQPAGTIQVLGAEDALFAHLEGRASAPKHGAIFTHEYVRGTHPANRGSAARAFAGKLAIAARIDHYSGTHKQSIHDELTDRIETIRARDKEDTA
- a CDS encoding rubrerythrin-like domain-containing protein, yielding MSQRPPFVCVDCGSRVSSSAFRATCPECGGSLTPDMETARNAN